From Bacteroidales bacterium, a single genomic window includes:
- a CDS encoding carboxypeptidase-like regulatory domain-containing protein translates to MQNTIKTFLVLFILLFMSAHSFAENDSFKDESKSNSTVSLTGIVKDNDTGEELVCAAIEITELKRKVFTDITGRFTITNLNPGNYTLRISYIAYAEKEIKKISASTQQDDLIIQLKQL, encoded by the coding sequence ATGCAAAACACAATTAAAACGTTCCTGGTACTATTCATTCTGCTGTTTATGTCAGCACATTCGTTTGCTGAAAATGATTCATTCAAAGACGAATCAAAATCAAATTCCACGGTTAGTTTAACAGGGATTGTCAAAGATAATGACACGGGCGAGGAATTGGTTTGTGCCGCAATTGAGATCACTGAATTAAAAAGAAAAGTATTTACTGATATTACAGGAAGATTTACCATTACAAATCTGAATCCCGGCAATTATACCCTTAGGATTTCCTATATCGCTTACGCTGAAAAGGAGATTAAAAAAATATCTGCCTCAACCCAGCAGGATGATCTGATCATTCAACTAAAGCAGCTCTAG
- a CDS encoding toxin-antitoxin system YwqK family antitoxin: MKNLFLTMAILLLLTVAAASAQSITENDGLYYKDGVLYSGTVTEYYENGLLKMEMNLFEGQKHDLTFIYFPDGTKKEQRSYKHGVKHGTWYTWDENKNLTAEANFKDGDKHGSWLVWDSNGNKRYQIYYENGEKSGDWFMWDEAGNLAMQRTY; this comes from the coding sequence ATGAAGAATCTGTTTTTAACTATGGCGATATTGCTGCTTCTTACAGTAGCTGCTGCTTCTGCACAGAGCATCACTGAAAATGATGGCTTGTACTACAAGGATGGCGTGCTATATTCCGGTACAGTCACCGAATATTACGAAAATGGTTTGCTCAAAATGGAAATGAATTTATTTGAAGGTCAGAAGCATGACCTCACATTCATCTATTTTCCTGATGGCACAAAAAAAGAACAGCGTTCATACAAGCATGGTGTTAAGCATGGAACCTGGTACACCTGGGATGAAAATAAGAACCTTACCGCTGAAGCAAATTTTAAAGATGGTGACAAACATGGGAGTTGGCTTGTTTGGGATTCAAACGGAAACAAACGCTACCAGATATACTATGAAAACGGCGAAAAAAGTGGCGACTGGTTCATGTGGGATGAAGCAGGCAACCTTGCGATGCAAAGAACATATTAG
- a CDS encoding S8 family peptidase translates to MRNSNQKFVLILLLTYSVSVIGNSQSHDAQANEPKPAYYLCEDDLIEIMFVESSRVRLRNGLTTDLTSDAMNGVDAVLSTLFWFEWQRFSEVDEDLIDKWAEDGERNTGQKLYNLNNIFRLQIPKGNDIWELSTKLEALPGIFSARPVPKPMALPLPGNYQSLQGYLKQASIIPSGLDANYAWTVPGGTGSGITICNLEYSWNYNHADITKAVGSQINTNVVDPFSDNNHGTAVIGMLVADNNGWGTTGICFGANLLTCGTNYGSPTATWNVPGAIAVAIANLSAGDIILLEQQWDYTGTGGFVPIEWWLNYSPNPQTNNGVYSAIQTAVANGIHVVQAGGNGEVNTGMLNWYGNSGAIIVGAGTASSGNDLQRITTAYSGSWGTSYGQRFDLQGWGENVMTTGYGTYYSAQGPNYYYRADFRGTSSAAPCVAGAIACVQGYYVANISGTPMLPINMRNLLVSFGTPQVFGPSGNIGPRPDLFLAITNIPPPSNDLDFGDAPDPPYPTLISSSGASHIIDGVTFLGYSVDPETDGQPNATATGDDNDGNNDDDGVIFTSVLMPGQNANLQVIASVPGVLNAWIDFNHMNVWGDPGEFIFQNVILAAGVNNLSFAVPPNGVPGNTFARFRFNTTGGLLFYDGYGPAPDGEVEDYEVFIEEPMSDPYDFGDAPEGTLAYPASGVLGQFPTCINVGLPNSWIQHSNFGAFFGPSVDLEPEGNAGLCPMFNPNTYNQDECFQDGDAGLLTPGAFTIVGSPGAETVVTCPGSNGMTLGPVCTQAIWGQNIDIQVQNFMPNMTGGLVNVIIDWDQNGIWGGVSSCPGGVNVPEHVLINFPVPNGFNGPLSMLMPPGFLIGPNAGYVWARFSITEIPVLLPWDGSGVFEDGETEDYLLLLDAPPPPDFDFGDAPDPTYPTLAASNGASHGNNPPGYFMGALIDYEPDGQSTPNASGDDTNNLQDEDGLSYTSPATVGQSYNWLVQASMLGGFINIWVDFNCDGDWADAGEHVVIDAVSTNLTMGFSILIPANATPGNTFVRVRFSSVQGLSNNGFAPSGEVEDYMLTIAGLPQYDFGDAPDQPWNNYFYPTLLASNGARHLIVSGVHLGNLIDAEVEGLTNINSLGDDQNNLADEDGALTNWHSYMSVGYPMNMKVNASTSGLLDAWMDFNKDGDWNDAGEQIFTSVPLSPGDNYVSFIIPRNANTGFTPFPYSSRYRFSTAGGLSYTGQANDGEVEDYAISFNLNTLYQWSQPHKQTYSNWSGIHCHDAVVSGQLQILVNADDFISYEGNVSGIVWYGCYEIPGLGINRFHLSLHNSNPGCLPADPEIWGADVLLGSVNETATGNYNSMGEMIYRYEYYLPTPVQLQAGSTYWLDISARCNNPNVPARWKWMESSRSRVTALCPAVQRVIVVGVPSVWSPLYWASNNTHSEMAFEIMSAMDFGDAPLPYPTTLANNGACHSNWWGPLHLGNVIDYESDGLPDPNALGDDNNNLQDEDGIVFLSPLYIGQNVAIQVTVTGSGLLQGWVDFNRNGSWSDPGEQIMLNLPVSTGTFIHNFIVPPNAVAGPSFARFRLSTWTLPANIFDGYLPSGEVEDYIVEIIDAFFDFGDAPEGALAYPASGVIGQFPTCMNVGPPGSFIQHNNFGAFFGPSVDFELEGNAGLCPNFNPNMYNQDECFNDGDAGLLHPGAFTIVGPPGAEVIVACPGIPFMPLGNICTLASWGGNIDIQLQNFMPNNTVGYVNVLFDWDHNGIWSGFATCTGGQQVPEHALVNHLIPNGFSGQLSATSPPPFTIGPASGYVWVRISITEQPVPANWDGSGIFEDGETEDYMFHVLPDPNINLQNITVPGGQTTCYEAAQTITTAGSGTTFIVQNGAVVYLVAGQNIIMKDGTHFKNGSYVHVYIEQDGEYCSNPKAIVFEQEPLPKPLPFEIAEKDSFFKVYPNPNTGQFTLELSERSEFSTIKVEIFNLVGERIMDVELLAMKQYLFDLSAKQPGIYLVRVMQGNDVGIEKVIKQ, encoded by the coding sequence ATGAGAAACAGCAACCAAAAATTCGTATTAATTTTATTACTGACCTACAGTGTTTCAGTAATCGGCAATTCACAAAGCCACGATGCTCAAGCAAATGAGCCTAAACCGGCCTATTATCTTTGTGAGGATGATCTTATTGAGATAATGTTTGTTGAATCATCCAGGGTCAGGCTGCGGAATGGTTTGACCACAGATCTTACATCAGATGCGATGAATGGCGTTGATGCGGTGCTAAGTACTTTATTCTGGTTTGAGTGGCAGCGCTTCAGCGAAGTGGATGAAGACCTCATTGATAAATGGGCTGAAGACGGGGAGCGAAATACAGGACAAAAACTTTACAACCTGAACAATATCTTCAGGCTTCAGATTCCCAAAGGGAATGATATCTGGGAACTTTCGACAAAGCTCGAAGCCCTGCCAGGTATTTTTTCTGCCCGACCGGTTCCTAAACCAATGGCACTGCCACTACCTGGCAATTATCAATCATTGCAGGGATATCTCAAACAGGCCAGCATCATACCTTCTGGTTTGGATGCCAATTATGCCTGGACTGTGCCCGGTGGAACCGGCTCAGGTATTACAATTTGCAATCTGGAATATAGTTGGAATTATAATCATGCGGACATTACAAAAGCTGTGGGATCGCAAATCAATACCAATGTTGTTGATCCATTTAGCGATAATAATCATGGCACTGCGGTTATAGGCATGCTCGTTGCCGATAATAATGGATGGGGTACTACCGGAATCTGTTTCGGTGCAAACCTGCTGACCTGTGGCACCAATTATGGCTCTCCAACCGCCACATGGAATGTTCCGGGTGCCATCGCAGTTGCCATAGCTAATCTATCTGCGGGCGATATTATCCTGCTCGAACAGCAATGGGATTACACCGGAACAGGTGGTTTTGTGCCAATTGAATGGTGGCTTAATTACTCACCGAATCCGCAAACAAATAATGGTGTTTACTCGGCCATTCAAACTGCGGTAGCAAATGGAATACATGTAGTACAAGCTGGCGGAAACGGAGAGGTGAATACAGGTATGCTAAATTGGTATGGGAATTCCGGAGCAATAATCGTCGGAGCCGGGACTGCAAGCAGCGGAAATGACCTACAGCGCATCACCACTGCATATTCCGGAAGTTGGGGCACATCTTATGGCCAGCGCTTTGATTTGCAGGGATGGGGTGAAAATGTGATGACCACCGGTTATGGCACCTATTATTCAGCCCAGGGCCCCAATTATTATTATCGGGCTGACTTTAGAGGAACATCCAGTGCCGCACCCTGTGTTGCAGGGGCAATTGCTTGTGTTCAGGGATATTATGTGGCCAATATTTCAGGAACACCAATGTTGCCGATAAATATGAGAAACCTGCTTGTAAGTTTCGGCACGCCTCAAGTGTTTGGCCCAAGTGGCAACATTGGGCCAAGGCCGGATTTGTTTTTGGCCATCACCAATATTCCTCCTCCTTCAAACGATCTGGACTTTGGTGATGCGCCTGATCCTCCTTATCCGACCCTTATAAGCAGCAGCGGAGCAAGCCATATAATTGATGGCGTAACTTTTCTGGGTTATTCTGTTGATCCTGAAACCGACGGACAACCCAATGCTACTGCAACCGGAGATGATAACGACGGCAATAACGATGATGATGGTGTCATATTTACAAGTGTGCTTATGCCCGGTCAAAATGCTAATTTGCAAGTGATTGCTTCAGTTCCAGGTGTATTGAATGCCTGGATTGATTTTAATCATATGAATGTTTGGGGCGATCCGGGAGAATTTATTTTCCAGAATGTAATCCTTGCTGCAGGTGTTAATAATCTGAGTTTTGCTGTTCCACCCAACGGGGTTCCCGGAAATACATTTGCGCGGTTCAGATTTAATACCACCGGCGGACTTCTCTTTTATGATGGTTATGGACCAGCTCCTGACGGGGAAGTGGAAGACTATGAGGTTTTTATAGAGGAACCTATGTCTGATCCTTACGACTTTGGTGATGCACCTGAAGGTACCCTTGCCTATCCTGCAAGTGGCGTATTGGGTCAATTCCCTACATGCATCAATGTTGGCCTTCCGAATTCATGGATTCAACACAGTAATTTTGGGGCTTTCTTTGGGCCTTCAGTTGATCTTGAACCCGAAGGCAATGCCGGTTTGTGCCCGATGTTCAACCCGAATACCTATAATCAGGATGAGTGCTTCCAGGATGGAGATGCCGGCCTTTTAACTCCTGGTGCATTTACCATAGTGGGTTCTCCGGGAGCCGAGACGGTAGTGACCTGTCCCGGGTCAAATGGGATGACCCTTGGTCCTGTCTGCACACAAGCCATCTGGGGTCAGAACATTGACATTCAGGTTCAAAACTTTATGCCTAACATGACTGGTGGCCTTGTGAATGTTATTATTGACTGGGATCAGAATGGGATATGGGGTGGAGTATCTTCCTGCCCCGGAGGTGTAAATGTTCCTGAACATGTACTCATCAACTTTCCTGTTCCCAACGGGTTTAATGGGCCGTTGTCAATGCTGATGCCGCCTGGTTTTTTGATAGGGCCAAATGCGGGTTATGTCTGGGCAAGGTTCAGCATCACCGAAATACCTGTGTTGCTTCCCTGGGATGGTTCGGGTGTCTTTGAAGATGGCGAAACGGAAGATTATTTATTGCTCTTAGATGCTCCGCCACCCCCGGATTTTGACTTCGGCGATGCGCCTGATCCAACCTATCCTACACTTGCTGCCTCCAATGGCGCGAGTCATGGTAATAATCCTCCGGGGTACTTTATGGGGGCATTAATTGACTATGAGCCCGACGGACAATCTACACCAAATGCCTCCGGAGATGACACAAACAATCTGCAGGATGAGGACGGGCTAAGTTATACATCCCCTGCTACGGTGGGACAATCCTATAACTGGCTGGTTCAAGCCTCAATGCTTGGTGGTTTTATAAATATTTGGGTTGATTTTAATTGCGATGGCGACTGGGCAGACGCGGGCGAACATGTAGTTATTGATGCAGTTTCAACCAATCTAACCATGGGGTTCAGTATTTTAATCCCGGCAAATGCAACACCCGGCAATACATTTGTGAGGGTAAGATTTAGTTCGGTGCAGGGTTTAAGTAATAATGGGTTTGCTCCTTCGGGTGAAGTTGAAGACTACATGCTTACAATTGCCGGCCTGCCGCAATACGATTTTGGTGATGCCCCCGATCAACCCTGGAACAATTACTTCTATCCAACCCTGCTGGCTAGCAATGGTGCCAGACATCTCATTGTTTCTGGTGTTCATCTTGGAAATTTAATTGATGCAGAAGTAGAAGGTTTGACTAACATAAATTCACTGGGCGACGATCAAAATAATCTTGCAGACGAAGATGGGGCGCTCACAAACTGGCACAGCTATATGTCGGTAGGATATCCGATGAACATGAAAGTAAATGCTTCAACCAGCGGATTGTTGGATGCATGGATGGATTTTAATAAAGATGGTGATTGGAATGATGCAGGAGAACAAATATTTACATCTGTACCACTCAGCCCGGGCGATAATTATGTCAGCTTTATCATTCCTCGCAATGCAAATACAGGTTTCACTCCATTTCCATATTCTTCACGCTACCGTTTCAGCACTGCAGGAGGATTGAGTTATACAGGGCAGGCCAACGACGGCGAGGTTGAAGACTATGCTATCTCATTTAACCTAAATACTTTATATCAGTGGTCGCAACCACACAAACAAACATACAGTAACTGGAGTGGAATACACTGCCATGATGCAGTGGTAAGCGGGCAACTTCAGATTTTGGTGAATGCTGATGACTTCATCAGCTACGAAGGTAATGTGTCGGGAATTGTGTGGTACGGATGCTATGAAATTCCGGGATTGGGAATTAACCGATTTCATCTGAGTTTGCACAATTCAAACCCAGGTTGCCTGCCAGCCGATCCTGAGATTTGGGGAGCTGATGTTTTGTTAGGTTCTGTGAATGAAACTGCAACAGGAAATTACAATAGCATGGGTGAAATGATCTACAGGTATGAGTATTATTTACCAACTCCTGTTCAACTGCAAGCCGGAAGTACATATTGGCTGGATATCTCAGCTCGCTGCAATAATCCGAATGTACCGGCCCGCTGGAAATGGATGGAATCCTCGAGAAGCCGTGTAACCGCACTCTGTCCAGCCGTTCAGCGAGTGATCGTTGTAGGTGTTCCATCTGTTTGGAGTCCATTATACTGGGCCAGTAATAATACACATTCGGAGATGGCATTCGAAATCATGTCGGCAATGGATTTTGGCGATGCACCATTACCATATCCAACAACATTGGCCAACAATGGTGCCTGTCACTCAAATTGGTGGGGACCGCTTCACCTTGGAAATGTGATTGATTATGAATCGGATGGCCTACCCGACCCCAATGCATTGGGTGACGATAATAATAACCTGCAAGACGAAGATGGAATTGTGTTTCTGAGTCCATTGTACATCGGGCAAAATGTAGCTATTCAGGTAACAGTAACAGGTTCAGGCCTGCTACAAGGATGGGTTGACTTTAACCGTAACGGAAGCTGGAGTGATCCAGGCGAACAAATCATGCTGAACCTGCCTGTTTCAACAGGAACATTTATTCATAATTTTATAGTTCCGCCCAATGCAGTTGCAGGGCCTTCATTTGCCAGGTTCCGACTGAGTACATGGACATTGCCAGCCAACATATTTGATGGATATTTGCCAAGTGGCGAGGTTGAAGATTATATCGTTGAAATCATAGACGCATTTTTTGACTTTGGTGATGCCCCCGAAGGTGCTCTTGCCTATCCGGCAAGCGGTGTGATTGGCCAATTCCCTACATGTATGAATGTTGGCCCTCCGGGAAGTTTCATTCAACACAATAATTTCGGGGCATTCTTTGGGCCTTCAGTTGATTTTGAACTAGAGGGCAACGCAGGTTTATGCCCGAATTTCAACCCCAACATGTACAATCAGGACGAATGTTTCAATGATGGAGATGCAGGACTGCTGCACCCAGGTGCTTTTACTATTGTGGGCCCTCCGGGTGCCGAGGTTATTGTTGCATGTCCGGGAATACCATTTATGCCACTGGGCAATATATGTACACTTGCTTCCTGGGGTGGCAACATTGATATCCAACTTCAAAACTTTATGCCCAACAATACTGTTGGGTATGTGAATGTGCTGTTCGATTGGGATCACAACGGCATCTGGTCAGGCTTTGCAACATGCACTGGTGGCCAACAGGTTCCTGAACATGCTCTTGTCAATCATTTAATTCCCAATGGTTTTAGCGGTCAATTGTCTGCAACATCTCCCCCTCCCTTCACAATCGGTCCCGCCTCGGGCTACGTTTGGGTCCGTATTTCCATTACGGAACAGCCAGTCCCTGCAAACTGGGACGGTTCTGGCATTTTTGAAGATGGCGAAACAGAAGATTATATGTTCCATGTTTTGCCTGATCCAAACATCAATTTACAGAATATAACTGTTCCGGGCGGCCAAACTACTTGTTACGAAGCAGCTCAAACAATCACTACAGCAGGATCGGGAACTACCTTCATTGTTCAAAACGGCGCAGTGGTTTATCTTGTTGCGGGTCAGAATATTATTATGAAAGACGGCACTCATTTTAAAAACGGATCATACGTTCATGTATATATTGAGCAAGACGGCGAATACTGTAGTAATCCAAAAGCAATAGTTTTTGAACAAGAACCTTTGCCTAAGCCTCTGCCGTTTGAAATAGCTGAGAAGGATTCATTCTTTAAGGTGTATCCAAATCCGAATACTGGCCAGTTCACACTTGAACTCAGTGAGCGTTCTGAATTCTCAACTATCAAAGTTGAAATTTTCAACCTTGTTGGTGAAAGAATCATGGATGTCGAGCTTCTGGCAATGAAACAATACCTGTTCGATCTGTCAGCAAAGCAACCAGGTATTTACCTTGTCAGGGTAATGCAAGGCAATGATGTGGGGATTGAAAAGGTGATTAAGCAATAG
- a CDS encoding CoA-binding protein — protein sequence MKTKNKTALAEKIREFLTHKNVAVGGASRDPKKFGNIVLKDLLAKGYAAVPVNPNAEEIDGHKCYPNLSALPKEIDALVLVTPPVQSLLLLKEAIARGFQHVWLQQGSEDNAVIDFCIQNNLKYVSGRCILMHLEPVKGFHGVHRFISKVFGTFPN from the coding sequence ATGAAAACAAAGAATAAAACTGCTTTGGCAGAAAAGATAAGGGAGTTTCTTACCCATAAAAATGTTGCTGTTGGAGGTGCTTCGCGCGATCCAAAGAAATTCGGCAACATCGTATTGAAGGATCTTTTGGCAAAAGGATATGCAGCCGTTCCGGTTAACCCCAATGCCGAAGAGATTGACGGACACAAATGCTATCCGAACCTCAGCGCATTGCCGAAAGAAATTGACGCACTTGTGCTTGTAACTCCTCCGGTCCAATCGCTCTTGCTCCTCAAGGAAGCCATAGCCAGGGGTTTTCAGCATGTATGGCTGCAGCAGGGTTCAGAAGATAATGCAGTAATTGATTTTTGCATACAGAACAACCTGAAGTATGTGAGCGGGAGATGTATTTTGATGCACCTTGAACCGGTAAAAGGGTTTCACGGTGTTCACCGTTTTATAAGTAAGGTTTTTGGAACTTTCCCCAACTAA
- a CDS encoding OsmC family protein, protein MEITFPGGLKVQASYKGHTILTDQPAFAGGENSAPAPFDLFLASIGTCVGIYVKSFCEQRGIDTKNIVIKQNMQTNPQSRLISKIAFEMHLPDEFPEKYKDALVHAANHCAVKRHMMNPPEFDYNIIIGHENKE, encoded by the coding sequence ATGGAGATAACTTTCCCCGGAGGACTTAAAGTCCAGGCCAGCTATAAAGGCCACACCATTCTTACCGATCAGCCCGCTTTTGCCGGTGGCGAAAATTCTGCACCAGCGCCATTCGATTTGTTCCTTGCTTCCATTGGAACATGCGTGGGCATTTATGTTAAATCATTTTGCGAACAACGCGGCATTGACACCAAAAACATTGTGATCAAACAAAACATGCAAACTAACCCACAAAGCCGGTTGATCAGCAAAATAGCATTTGAAATGCACCTTCCCGACGAATTTCCCGAGAAATATAAAGATGCGCTGGTTCACGCTGCCAACCACTGCGCTGTAAAAAGGCATATGATGAATCCACCTGAATTTGATTACAATATTATTATAGGACATGAAAACAAAGAATAA
- a CDS encoding TonB-dependent receptor, giving the protein MIKYLLMVGLILVLSGTMAQNGTIRGSVLDGKTGETLVGVTVLVKGTTIGASTDLDGKFSISVSVGSHELQITYISYQTVLLENVRVKLNEVTLIDDILLQESSFELAEVVISAEAIRTTEAVLMTMKKQSVVIMDGISSAKIKLIGDATAVEAAKRVTGVSIEDGKYVYVRGLGDRYSKTMLNHVDIPGLDPDRNSLQMDIFPTNLVDNMMVVKNFTADLPADFTGGIMNIETKDFPEDKIFSVSLSTTYNPDMHLNPDFLTYKGGKTDFLGFDDGTRAIPGQAKESKVPTPYSGHPQDEVINFINNFNPTLGAIREKSFADLSFSLSLGNQISLNSESPKDPKLGYIFALSYKNDYKFYDNVTFSEYQRFFDPDRYEMRYATIQNGQYGERSTLIGAIAGLAFKTKLSKIRFTFMHLQNGESLAGKFLLNNDGEAVGQSGYIAGSDNLEYNERALSNLFLNGNHLIGNSGWEIDWRISPTLSTSSDPDIRKTAFTYRPLDTLFLAGAGGNPSRIWRSLSEINGSGKVDVNKKYTLFDRDARLKFGVNYTYKEREYEILFFDMQFVGSQSWQTSDPTQILIPDHIYPNKPNSIYYQSGNNDPNPNAYESNIRNSAAYIQNEFSPLPRLRTILGVRIENYVQRHTGRDQTFANGDFANGKNLVNDKVLESLDFFPSVNFIFALTEEQNLRVSYTRTIARPSFKELSFAQIIDPLTNRIFNGSLFTYADWDGKLTETRIDNIDFRWEWFLERGQIFSVSAFFKNFDDPIEMVRIPEQQTSTEYQVRNVGDGELIGLEFELRKDLNFISESLANFNFSGNFTWVQSKIDMSDREFNSRTTYKKIGQVVESVRQMAGQAPYVINAGLTYGNFDLGVEAGIFYNIKGPTLAIVGAGLFPDIFDHPFHSLNFSLNKKFIDNHLVLDVKVSNILKSSIESFYHSYKAENEYFSSYNPGISFGLGMSYKF; this is encoded by the coding sequence ATGATAAAGTACCTGTTAATGGTTGGATTGATTTTAGTTCTGTCAGGCACAATGGCTCAGAACGGCACAATAAGGGGTTCAGTATTGGACGGGAAAACCGGTGAAACTTTGGTTGGGGTAACTGTATTGGTGAAAGGTACAACGATTGGAGCCAGTACTGATCTGGATGGGAAATTTTCAATCAGTGTTTCAGTGGGTTCGCATGAATTGCAGATAACCTATATTTCATATCAAACAGTTTTACTGGAGAATGTGCGGGTCAAACTCAATGAGGTTACTTTGATTGATGATATTTTATTGCAGGAGAGTTCATTCGAACTTGCTGAAGTAGTTATATCGGCTGAAGCCATCAGAACCACTGAAGCCGTGCTTATGACAATGAAGAAACAATCTGTAGTAATCATGGATGGTATTTCGTCAGCTAAAATAAAATTGATTGGCGATGCTACAGCTGTCGAAGCTGCAAAGCGGGTAACCGGAGTTTCCATTGAAGATGGCAAATATGTATATGTCAGGGGGCTGGGCGACCGGTATTCAAAAACAATGCTGAATCATGTTGATATTCCGGGACTTGACCCTGACCGGAATAGCTTACAAATGGATATTTTTCCAACCAACCTGGTTGACAATATGATGGTAGTTAAAAATTTCACTGCTGACCTGCCCGCCGATTTTACAGGTGGAATTATGAATATTGAAACCAAAGACTTCCCCGAAGATAAAATTTTCAGTGTTTCGTTAAGCACAACTTATAATCCAGATATGCACCTCAATCCCGATTTCCTAACCTATAAAGGAGGTAAAACCGACTTCCTTGGATTCGATGACGGGACCAGGGCTATACCCGGGCAAGCCAAAGAAAGCAAAGTTCCAACACCATATAGCGGTCACCCGCAGGATGAGGTGATAAATTTTATCAATAACTTCAACCCTACCCTGGGTGCAATCAGAGAGAAAAGCTTTGCTGATCTGAGTTTTAGTTTGTCACTTGGTAATCAGATCAGTCTGAATTCCGAAAGTCCAAAAGATCCCAAATTGGGCTATATATTCGCCTTGTCTTATAAAAATGATTATAAATTTTATGATAATGTAACTTTTAGCGAATATCAGCGCTTTTTTGATCCTGACCGTTATGAAATGAGATATGCGACAATTCAAAACGGACAATATGGCGAAAGGAGTACTCTTATTGGAGCGATTGCCGGCCTGGCGTTTAAGACGAAATTGTCGAAAATCAGGTTTACTTTTATGCACCTGCAAAATGGAGAATCCCTGGCTGGAAAATTCTTACTTAATAATGACGGTGAAGCGGTAGGACAATCTGGATATATTGCTGGTTCTGATAATCTGGAGTATAATGAGAGGGCACTGAGTAACCTCTTTTTGAATGGCAATCATCTGATTGGGAATTCTGGTTGGGAGATTGACTGGCGGATTTCACCGACTTTGTCAACATCTTCCGATCCTGATATCCGGAAAACAGCATTTACTTACAGGCCGCTTGATACATTATTTCTGGCTGGCGCCGGTGGAAACCCATCCAGAATATGGCGGTCATTAAGTGAAATCAATGGTTCAGGGAAAGTTGATGTGAATAAGAAATACACTTTATTTGATCGGGATGCCCGGCTCAAATTCGGTGTAAATTATACCTACAAAGAACGCGAATATGAGATTTTGTTTTTCGATATGCAATTTGTAGGCAGTCAGTCATGGCAAACATCCGATCCAACCCAGATTTTAATCCCGGATCACATTTATCCGAACAAACCAAATTCTATTTATTACCAGTCAGGAAATAATGATCCTAACCCCAATGCCTACGAATCGAACATTCGAAATTCAGCAGCATATATCCAGAACGAATTTAGCCCGCTTCCGAGGCTCAGAACTATTCTTGGTGTGAGAATCGAGAACTATGTACAACGCCATACAGGCCGGGATCAGACTTTTGCAAATGGAGATTTTGCAAATGGTAAAAATCTGGTGAACGATAAGGTGCTTGAATCTTTGGATTTTTTCCCTTCTGTTAACTTCATCTTTGCCCTTACAGAAGAACAGAATCTGCGTGTAAGTTATACCCGTACCATAGCAAGGCCTTCCTTTAAAGAACTTTCGTTTGCACAGATCATAGATCCTTTGACCAACAGAATCTTTAACGGCAGCCTTTTTACTTATGCTGACTGGGATGGCAAACTAACTGAAACAAGAATTGATAACATTGACTTCAGATGGGAGTGGTTTCTTGAAAGAGGGCAGATATTCTCAGTAAGTGCATTCTTCAAGAATTTTGACGATCCGATTGAAATGGTAAGAATACCCGAACAGCAAACTAGTACTGAGTATCAGGTTCGCAATGTTGGTGATGGGGAGTTAATAGGGCTGGAATTTGAACTTAGAAAGGATTTGAATTTTATTTCTGAGTCCCTCGCAAATTTTAATTTCAGTGGCAATTTTACATGGGTGCAGTCAAAAATTGATATGTCTGATCGTGAGTTCAACTCAAGAACAACGTACAAGAAAATAGGGCAGGTTGTTGAATCTGTGAGGCAAATGGCCGGACAGGCGCCTTATGTGATTAATGCCGGGCTAACATACGGTAATTTTGATCTGGGAGTGGAAGCCGGGATTTTCTATAATATTAAAGGACCCACATTGGCTATTGTTGGCGCAGGCTTGTTTCCTGATATTTTTGACCACCCTTTCCATAGTCTTAATTTTAGCCTGAATAAGAAATTTATAGATAATCATTTAGTGCTAGATGTTAAGGTTTCAAATATCCTTAAATCATCAATTGAGAGTTTTTATCATTCATACAAGGCCGAAAATGAGTATTTTAGTTCATACAATCCAGGGATTTCATTCGGGCTGGGTATGAGCTATAAGTTTTAA